In Candidatus Devosia phytovorans, the DNA window GGTCCAGGCGAAGATCGAGGCGGTCGAATTGGTCGAGGTTTCCTTGCCCTGCTGATGCTGGCGGTAGTGACGGGTCACGGTGCCGTGGGCGGCTTCAGATTCGACGATCTTGCCATCGGGCGTCGCCAGGACCGAAGTCATCAGGCCGAGCGAGCCAAAGCCCTGGGCCACGATGTCGGACTGCACGTCGCCATCATAGTTCTTGCAGGCCCAGACATAGCCGCCGGACCACTTGAGGGCCGAAGCGACCATGTCGTCGATCAGGCGGTGTTCGTACCAGATCTTCTTGGCTTCGAACTTTTCCTTGAATTCGGCTTCGTAGATCTCCTGGAAGATGTCCTTGAAGCGGCCGTCATAGACCTTGAGGATGGTGTTCTTGGTCGACAGGTACACCGGCACGCCGCGGGCAAGGCCGTAGTTGAAGGACGAATAGGCGAAATCGCGGATCGAGTCGTCCTGATTGTACATGGCCATGGCCACGCCGGCGCCGGGGGCCTGGTAGACTTCGTGCTCGATGACCTGGCCGTCTTCGCCGGTGAACTTGATGGTCAGCGTGCCCTTGCCGGGGAAGGTGAAATCGGTGGCGCGGTACTGGTCGCCGAAGGCGTGACGGCCGACGATGATCGGCTGGGTCCAGCCGGGCACCAGACGCGGCACGTTCTTGCAGATGATAGGCTCGCGGAAGATGACGCCGCCCAGGATGTTGCGGATGGTGCCATTGGGCGACTTCCACATCTTCTTGAGGCCGAATTCCTCGACGCGCTGCTCATCGGGGGTGATAGTGGCGCATTTGATGCCGACGCCGTATTTCCTGATGGCATTGGCGGAATCCACGGTCACCTGATCGCTGGTGGCGTCGCGGTTCTGCACGGAGAGATCGTAGTATTCGATCGGCAGATCGAGGTAGGGGTGGATGAGCTTGTCCTTGATCGCCTGCCAGATGATCCGGGTCATCTCATCGCCGTCGAGGTCCACAACCGGGTTGGCGACTTTGATCTTGCTCATCGGAAATATCTCCCTGAATTCCGCATATTGGGCCCTATGGCCAGGTTCGGCAGCCCGTATAGCATCGGCAGGCCAAAGCGCAAAGCATGGCTGTGGCATGGGGGCTTGCCGTTGGCGGGGCGTGATCCTATCACAGGGACATGCAGGACGATTTCACCGAATGCCTGGTGCTGAACACGCGGATGGCGGCGCGGGCAGTGACGCGGCTGGCTGATCGACGGCTGCGGCCGCTGGGGATTACCGCCGCGCAATTCACCATCATCACGGCGCTGCATGGCGCGCCGAATCGTTCGGTCACCGACGTGGCCAATTCCATCGCCATGGATCGTTCGACCCTGTCGCGCAATCTCGACCTGCTGGAGCGCAAGGGCGTTGTGCGCACGCAGGGCGCCGAGAAGGGCAATGGCCGCCTCTGCGCGCTGACGGGTGATGGCGAAACGCTGCTCGAACAAATCCTGCCGGTGTGGCGCGAGGGGCAGGCCGAGTTCAAGAGACTGCTGTCTGATCCGGATTTTCCGACGGCGCTCAATGCGCTGAGAGGTCTGGCGAAGCTCTAGCGCTGCCATTGACCGGCCACAAAGCTAACCGATATCGTGCATATACACGCAATGGAGACTGCAATGCTCAAGCCCGATCCCAATGATCCCATCGTCGTCACCGGCATGGGTGTGGTTTCCCCGCTCGGCGTGGGAGCCGAGGTGAACTGGGAACGGCTGCTCGCGGGAAAGAGCGGCATCGTGGTCAACGACCGTTTCGATACCGAGGGTTTTGGCTCGCATATCGGTGGTCTTGTACCGGGTAAGGATCGCGACGAGCATGGCTTCGAGCCGGCCGAGTGGATCGACCCCAAGGACATCAAGAAGATGGATGTCTTTATCCAGTACGGCTTGGCGGCGGCGGCTCAAGCCCTGGATCAGGCTGGCTGGCATCCCACCAGCGAGGCGGACCTGCAGGCGACGGCGACGATCATTGGCTCGGGTGTCGGCGGTTCGCCTGTAATGGCCAAGGCGGCCGAGACGATCACCACCAAGGGTCCGCGCCGGCTATCGCCCTTCACAGTGCCGTCCTTCCTCGCCAATCTGGCGGCCGGATGGATCTCCATCAAATACGGTTTCAAGGGACCGATCGGCACGCCGGTTACCGCCTGTGCGGCTTCGGCCCAGGCGATCGGCGATGGCATGCGGCTGATCCTGACGGGCGAGGCCGAGATTGCCGTCGTCGGTGGCGCAGAAGGCTCGGTCGATCCGATTTCCATCGGCGGGTTCGGCGCAGCACGGGCGCTGACGTCGTCGCATAATGATGCGCCGCACAAGGCATCGCGGCCCTTCGACAAGGGGCACGACGGGTTCGTGCTGTCGGAAGGCGCGGCCGTGCTGGTGATCGAAAAGCTGAGCCATGCCAGGGCTCGCGGTGCCAAGCCGATCGCGACCGTGGCTGGCTATGGCACCTCTGCCGATGCCTATCACCTGACATCGGGTTCGCCAGATGGCGCCGGGGCGCAGGTAGCAATGCGCAATGCACTCAAGATGGCGGGGATCGACCAATCGGCCATCGACTATGTGAATGCGCATGCGACGTCGACCGAGGTCGGGGATGCGGCCGAGATTGCCGGCATTGCGGCGGTGTTTGCCGGGCGCGGCAAGGATCTGGCGGTCTCGTCCACCAAGGCGTCGACCGGGCATCTGCTGGGTGCGGCCGGGGCGCTCGAAGCCATGTTCAGTGTGCTGGCCCTGCGCGACCAGACCCTGCCGCCGACGATCAATCTCGACGACCCCGAAGAGGTGGCAGACCAGTTCGACCTCGTGCCCAACACGGCCAAGCCCAAGGCGCTGAACCATGTCCTGTCCAATTCGTTCGGCTTTGGCGGGGTCAATGCGGCGCTGGTGTTCGGCAAGGCGCCGGACTGATCATTTCGGCGGCAGCGTATCGACGAAGGCGCGGGCCCGGGCGATCCAGTCCTCCAGCGCATCGTGGTCTTCGAGCACATCGCCGCTGACCTCGACGAACCCGGTCATGGTCCGTGTGCCCATGTCGATTGCAGATGCGCCGGGCAGGGCAAGGGCGGCGTCGTAGCCGTCCTTGCCGACGCGGACCAGCAGGCTTCCGTCCTTCATCGGGCAGACCAGCATGTTGCCAGCCAGCATGAAGCAGCGGCCACCGAACATCTTCTTTTCGGCAAGCGGCAGCATGGCCGGCAGCAGGTCGCGGATACGATCGGAGAGTTCCTCGGAGGCCATGCTCATGGGGTTGAGTCTCGATAGCGCTCGTGGCGCGGCAGGTGCTCTTCGATCAGGTCCCAGGCGCGGTGGCTGCGGGCGAAGATCAACTGGCTGGGTACGAACCAGTCGGTCTGGTCGGTGAAGATACCGACGGGCAGAAGGCTGATCCCCGGCGCGCGGGAGCTCTTGGCATGCATGGTGGTGCCGCATTCGGGGCAGAAGTGGCGGGTGAAGGTGGCGCCCGAATCGGCTGGTCGCGAATAGGTTTTGGTCGCGCCGGTCACGAGGATCATGTCGGCCGGTATGAGGGCGACGCTGGAATGGCCACTGCCCGAGACGCGCTGGCAGTTTTCGCAGGCGCATTGCAGCATGGAGATGATCTGGCCACTGGCCGTGAGCGTGATGGCGCCGCAGTCGCAGCGCGTGGTCAGGTCGATGTCAGGCATTTCGGAACGGGACATGAATGGAAGCTGACATGCCCGCGCGAGACCGGCAAGGGTGAGGCACTTGCCTTTGCCGGTCCGACTGACCAGAGTGCGGCCCCGAACCGGGGAGAGGCATGGCGCTTTATCCAGACTATCCGTTGCGGACCGAACGACTGACACTGCGTCCCTTCACGCGGGGTGACGTCGATGCGGTGTTCGCCTATCGCCGGCGCGAGGACGTGGCGCGCTATCTGTTCGATTCGGCACTTAGCCGCGAGGAATGCGCCCTGGCGGTACAGCAGCGCATCGGGCAGATCGCGCTGGAGGCCGAGAATGACAAGATCATCCTGGCGGTGGAGCTCAACGACAATAGCGCGGTGATTGGCGAGGTATCGCTGATCTGGCGCAGCAGGGATGCGCGGCAGGGCGAGATCGGCTGGATCTTTGATCCCAACTACCAGGGAAACGGTTATGCGACGGAAGCGTCGAACGCGATCCTGGACCTGGCCTTCGGGCCGGGGGATATACACCGGATCGCGGCGCGCTGCGATGTGCGCAATCAATCCTCATGGCGGCTGATGGAGCGGCTGGGCATGCGGCGCGAGGCGCATTTCCGCGAGCACGCCATCTTCAAGAGCCAGTGGGACGAGGAATTCATTTATGCCCTGCTGTGGCAGGAGTGGCGTCTGCTGCGTGGCGGCGCGCATGCTGAGGTGGAAGTGTTTGCAAAGCCCCAATGACAGGCACGGAATCTTGATCGATTTCGCAGGCCCGTTTCGGGAATAGTTTTCCTTTTGATCTCAGGAACTTCTTGGACTCGTCAGCCGTTGGCGCCTTCGCACAAGTATTGCGGGGAGCATCTATAAATGTCGTCACTTTCATTGCCTATCGAAACCGACCGGCTGATCCTTCGCCCGTTCGAACGTGCCGACCTCGACGCCCTCAGCGCCTATCACGCGCTTCCTTCCGTCCAGCGCTACGTCTACAGCCGCACGCGCGACACCAGTGAGGTGGCAAATGCGCTCAACATCCTGCGCAATCAGGTGAGCCTGCAGCGCCCCGGCGATACGCTGTCCCTGGCCATGGTGCGCAAGGGCGATCACAGGCTGATTGGCCATGTGTCGCTGCATTGGTCAGACGCGACGGCCGGGCAGGGCGAAGTGCGCTTCTGCATCAATCCCGCCTATGCCGGGCAGGGTTTTTCGCGCGAGGCGATCAGCGCCATGTATGACCTGGCTTTCGATCATTTCCGCATCCATCGGATGTTCGCACGCTGCGACGGTCGTAATCACCACTCGATCAAGTTGCTGCAGCAGATGGGCATGCGGCTCGAGGCGCATTACCGCGAACATGCGCTGTTTCAGGGCGAGTGGGACGAAGAGCTACATTTCGCCATCCTCGATCGCGAATGGCAGCGGTCCAGCAAGGTCAAGGATCTTCCGGTACGCCACCGCGTCGCCTGATTTGCCCTCCCCGACAAAAACCGGCTATGAGCGCCTGATCTTTCAAGGATTGCGCGCATGGCCGGAACCGACACATCCCAGAAATTAGAGCTTCTGCCGACTCCGGCGGTGATCCTCTGCGAGCCGCAGCTCGGGGAAAACATCGGCACGGCCGCGCGCGCCATGGCCAATTTCGGGCTGTGGGACCTGCGCCTGGTTCGGCCGCGCGATGGCTGGCCCAACGAGAAGGCGGTGGCTGCGGCGTCACGCGCCGACCATGTAATCAACCAGGTGCGGGTGTTTGAAACCCTGGAAGACGCTATCAGCGACCTGACACTGGTCTATGCGACTACGGCGCGGTCGCGCGACATGCAGAAGGATGTCATCGGGCCCGATGAAGCCGGTCGGCGGATGGCTGCGCATATCGGCGCCGGCCAGAAGGCGGGATTGCTGTTTGGCCGCGAGAAGTGGGGCCTGCTCAACGAAGAGGTTGCTCTCAGCGACATGATCGTGACGCTGCCGGTGGAGCCGGCCTTTGCCTCGCTCAATATTGCGCAGGCGGTGCTGATCCTTGCCTATGAATGGCGGCTGCAATCAGGAAGGGGCGCTCTGCCCTTTGGCGATGGTACGTCCGATGTCGCGCCCCGGAGCGAGCTGGTTGGCATGTTCGAGCATCTCGAAGGGGTGCTGGATCAATCGGGCTTCTTCACCAACCCCGACAAGAAGCCCAGCATGGTCAATAACCTGCGGACGGCGCTGACGCGGGGCAATTTCTCGTCGCAGGAGATCCGCACGCTGCGCGGCGTGATCTCGTCGATCGACCGGCGGCATCAGCGGCCCAATCCGAACCGGGTGAAGAAAGACACGCCCGAGGAATAATCGCGGCAGGTGTACGCGGCAGTACGATTTGGGCTTTGACTGCGACATTGTGTCATGGCATGGGCAGGCATCATGCATGACACTCCCGCCGACACGTCCCGCCTCGCCTTTACCTACAAGGGCTTCCGCTTCTTCTGGCTGACGACGCTGCTGGTCAGCTTCGCGGTGCAGATCATGTCGGTGTCGATCGCCTATCAGATCTACGAGGTGACCCGGGAGCCGCTGCTGGTGGGCCTCGTCGGGCTGTGTCTGTTCCTGCCGGCGCTGCTGCTGATCCTGGTGACAGGCCTCGTCGCCGACCGGTTCAACCGGCGCCGCATCATGGCGATCTGCCTGAGCGTGGAATTGCTCTGCGCCTTCAGCTTCTTCCTCTTCACCGAAGTGGAAGCGCATGAGGTCTGGCCGCTGTTCTGCATTCTCGTGGTGCTGGGTACGGCGCGGGCCTTCTGGAATCCCGCGGCCCAGTCGCTGGCGCCGAACCTTGTCCCGCCTGAAGCCCTGTCCAATGCCATTACGGTCAATGCGTCGGCCTGGCAGTTTGCATCCATCGCCGGTCCGGCGATTGGCGGCGTTCTCTATGCCGTGGCGCCACCGGTGGCCTTCGGCGTGGCCTGCGCCCTGTTGATCTGCGGCGTTGGCGCCGTCCTGCTGATCCCAAAGCCCATGCAGCGCGAGTCGGCGCAGGCGACCAGCATGGAAACGCTGCTCGGCGGCTTCCGCTATATCTTCTCCAACAAGGTGGTGCTGGGCGCCATTTCGCTCGACATGTTCGCGGTGCTGATGGGCGGGGCGGTGGCCATGCTGCCGATCTATGCCACCGATATCCTGCATGGCGGTTCAATCGCCAATGGCCTGCTGCGTGCCTCGCCGGGCATTGGCGCCATAGCCATGGCGCTGTTTCTGACGCGCTTCCCGATTCGCAATTTTGCCGGCCGCATCCTCTTTGTCTTCGTGGCGCTGTTTGGTGCCTTTACCGTGGTCTTCGGCTTTTCGACCTCGCTGTGGATTTCCATCCCGGCGCTGGCGCTGGTGGGTGCCTCCGACATGGTGAGCGTCACCATTCGTGAGACGATCATGCAGCTGTGGACGCCCGAAGAGGTGCGCGGGCGCGTCAATGCGGTGAACTCGGTGTTCATCGGCGCGTCCAACGAGCTGGGCGAATTCCGCGCCGGCACGGTGGCGCATTTCATCGGGCCGGTCGCGGCCGTGGTGATCGGCGGTTTCGGCGCCATGGCGGTGGCCGGGATCTGGAGCCAGATCTTCCCCGGCCTGCGCGAGCAGAAGTCGCTTGACCATAAGATGGTGGTCGATGGCGCAGCGGAGCCTCTGGCCGACAAAGCCTAAAAGGTGAAAACCTCGCGGCGCAGTTCTTCCCAGGCGTCGCGGCTGGTGGCCAGCAGCACGCCGCCGTCGACATGGTGGGGCAGGTAGGGCTGGCCATCGAGCCGGGCGGCATAGCCACCGGCCTCCTGCGCGATCAGCACGCCGGCCAGATGATCCCAGGGCATCAGCTTGTTGTAGCTGAGGAACTGGGCGTGGCCGGAAACGAAGGTGCGGTATTCGTGCCCGGCGCAGCGGAAATTGGACAGCATGCGCAGCTTGGCCGTATTGGCGAGGACCTGCGGGCGGACTGCGGCGGGCATATAAGCGACCGATGCCATGCCGACCATTTCGCCCAGCGGCAGCGGCTTTGCCACCTGCAGGCGGACCGCTTCGCCATTCGGGCGGCGCAGCCAGGCGCCCGAGCCCTTCTCGGCCATGATCCAGTCGTCGCCCATCGGATCGTAGATGATGCCGGCGACGGTCTCGCCGCCGGAGACGACGGCGGCCATGGTGGCAAAGAGCGGCAGGCCGGCAGCGTAGTTGGCGGTCCCATCGATGGGATCCACCACGACGGCCAGATCGGCCGTGGCGAGGCGCGCCAGTAAGGCCGGGTCGGCAGCAACGGATTCTTCACCCACAAAGAGCGCGTCGGGCATCCAGGTGGCGATGGCGGCCTTGATGGCATTTTCGGTCGCGACATCGGCCTCGGTCACGAGGTCAATGGCCTCGGACTTAATCGAGACCATTGAAGCATTGAGCCGGCGGAAGCGAGGCAGTGCCTCGGCGCGGGCGGCGTCACGCAGGATGTTGGCGAGTTCGAGAGCGTCGAATGCGGGCATGTCTTGCGCCTGTCAGTGCGTGGGAAGGGGCGTGATGATATTCTGCCGGATCTGCGTCCAGCTGTCCCTGTCAGGTGCACAGAGAAGGCCGCCGGTGATCTGGCCGGGGCGATAGGGCGTGCCATCGAGATGGGCATTATAGCCGCCGGCTTCCTGATGGATCAGGGCGCCGGCGAGATGATCCCAGGGCATCATGCCGTTGGCGGCGAGAAAATGCGCGCGACCGGTCGCGACCATCCAGTATTCATAAGCCGAGCAGCCATAGGCCATGGACATGCGGATGCCAGCCATGTTGGCGGCGACCTCATTGCGTGCCGGCTGGGGCAAATAGCTCCAGCTCATGACTGAGATCATTTCGGACAGTGGCACCGGGTCGGCCACCTTGATGGGACTGGTCTGCTGGCCGGCGCGATGGAGGAAGGCGCCACTGCCCAGTTCGGCCACCAGCGTATCGTCATGCAGCGGATCGTGGATGATGCCGGCGACGGTGACGCCATTGGCGACGACGGCGAGGATCGAGCCAAAGAGCGGATTGCCGGCGGCGAAATTGAAAGTGCCATCCACGGGGTCGATGACGAAGGCCAGTTCGGCCTCGGCCAGGCCATGCATGACCGAGGGATCGGCGGCATAGGCCTCTTCGCCGACAATGAGGGCGGTGGGATAGCGATCCCGCAGAGCGGCGGTGATTTCGCGCTCGGCGCCGAGATCGGCCTGGGTCACCAGGTCGATCGAGGAGGATTTTTCGTTGATGTCGCCGGCCCCCAGATTGCGGAAGCGGGGGACGATCTCCTTTTCGGCTGCGTGACGCATGGTGGTGATGAGATGCGTCACGTCCAGTTTCAAGGGGCAGTCCTCTTGTCGAACAGGTTGGCGAAGTCGAAGAGCTTGGGATCGAGCATGTGGCTCGGGTTGATGTTGCCTAGCGCGCGGATCATGACATCCTTGCGACCGGGCATGCGCTTTTCGATGTCGTTGAGCATGGCCTTCATGGCATTGCGCTCCAGCCCATCCTGGCTGCCACAGAGGTCGCAGGGGATGATCGGGAAGGCCATGGCATCGGAGAAGCGCTGCAGGTCGTCCTCGGCGCAGTAGATCAGCGGACGCAGGACTTCGAGGTCGCCCTCGTCATTGAGCAGGCGCGGCGGCATGGCGGCAAGGCGTCCGCCATGGAACATGTTCATGAAAAAGGTTTCGAGGCTGTCGTCGCGGTGGTGGCCGAGCACCAGGGCGGTGCAGCCTTCCTCGCGGGCGATGCGATAGAGGTTGCCGCGGCGCAGGCGCGAGCAGAGCGAGCAATAGGTCGCGCCGGCCGGCAGCTTTTCGGTGACGATCGAATAGGTATCCTTGTATTCGATGCGATGCTCGATGCCGAGGCCGGTCAGAAATTGCGGAAGGATGTGCTTGGGGAAATTGGGCTGGCCCTGGTCGAGATTGCAGACCAGCAGTTCCACCGGCAGCATGCCGCGCCATTTGAGATCGAGCAGCAGCCCCAGCATGGAATAGCTGTCCTTACCGCCACTCAGGGCCACGAGCCATTTTTCGCCTGGCCGCACCATGGCGAATTTTTCCAGCGCCTCGCGCGTATTGCGGATCAGCCGCTTGCGCAGCTTGTTGAATTCGCCACTGCGCGGCGCATGGGCATAGATAGGGTGACCGCCGGTTTCGGCGTCATCCTGTGCCGGCGCGTCCATGACCTCGCTCATGGCCAAACTCACTTTCATTCAGTCCCTGTGCTGATAGCGCCCCTTGGTGTTGAGGGGAAGGAAAACCGGGCCTTGGAGACATTACCAAAGCTTAATTTTCTGCACTTGCATTCGGCCATATTACGACAGCTAGATGACTGCCTTGCCTGGCACCCTGGAGACTCGCGGTGTTTCGATCCTTCTTTCCCAATCCACGTCTGTTCTTTTCGTCAGCAGCGGTCTGGCTTTTGCTGGCAACGCTGGGCTGGTACGCTCTGAGTGCACCGCTGCGCCAGGCTGTCAGCCTCGACCGGTTCATTATCGCACCGATGTGCGAGCCGGCGCCAACGGCTGACGAAACCGTCGTCAATCCGGCTGAGACGACGCCCGGTGCGCCGCCTGCGGCCGAGTCTGAGCAGGCGTCACCTGCTGCTGCGGCGCCAGTGGACAGTTCCGTGCCCAACGCTGTTGCCACCATTGCTTGCACGCCTGAAGGTTCGTTCCTTACGGGCGAGCAATTCTGGCTATACCAATATGTAATCATGATCGCGGCGCTGTTCTGCC includes these proteins:
- a CDS encoding NADP-dependent isocitrate dehydrogenase, giving the protein MSKIKVANPVVDLDGDEMTRIIWQAIKDKLIHPYLDLPIEYYDLSVQNRDATSDQVTVDSANAIRKYGVGIKCATITPDEQRVEEFGLKKMWKSPNGTIRNILGGVIFREPIICKNVPRLVPGWTQPIIVGRHAFGDQYRATDFTFPGKGTLTIKFTGEDGQVIEHEVYQAPGAGVAMAMYNQDDSIRDFAYSSFNYGLARGVPVYLSTKNTILKVYDGRFKDIFQEIYEAEFKEKFEAKKIWYEHRLIDDMVASALKWSGGYVWACKNYDGDVQSDIVAQGFGSLGLMTSVLATPDGKIVESEAAHGTVTRHYRQHQQGKETSTNSTASIFAWTRGLAHRAKLDDNEALKNFALTLEKVTVDTIEEGKMTKDLSLLVGPDQPWLSTIGFLDAIDQNLQKAMA
- a CDS encoding MarR family transcriptional regulator, with protein sequence MQDDFTECLVLNTRMAARAVTRLADRRLRPLGITAAQFTIITALHGAPNRSVTDVANSIAMDRSTLSRNLDLLERKGVVRTQGAEKGNGRLCALTGDGETLLEQILPVWREGQAEFKRLLSDPDFPTALNALRGLAKL
- the fabF gene encoding beta-ketoacyl-ACP synthase II, whose amino-acid sequence is MLKPDPNDPIVVTGMGVVSPLGVGAEVNWERLLAGKSGIVVNDRFDTEGFGSHIGGLVPGKDRDEHGFEPAEWIDPKDIKKMDVFIQYGLAAAAQALDQAGWHPTSEADLQATATIIGSGVGGSPVMAKAAETITTKGPRRLSPFTVPSFLANLAAGWISIKYGFKGPIGTPVTACAASAQAIGDGMRLILTGEAEIAVVGGAEGSVDPISIGGFGAARALTSSHNDAPHKASRPFDKGHDGFVLSEGAAVLVIEKLSHARARGAKPIATVAGYGTSADAYHLTSGSPDGAGAQVAMRNALKMAGIDQSAIDYVNAHATSTEVGDAAEIAGIAAVFAGRGKDLAVSSTKASTGHLLGAAGALEAMFSVLALRDQTLPPTINLDDPEEVADQFDLVPNTAKPKALNHVLSNSFGFGGVNAALVFGKAPD
- a CDS encoding TfoX/Sxy family protein, translated to MSMASEELSDRIRDLLPAMLPLAEKKMFGGRCFMLAGNMLVCPMKDGSLLVRVGKDGYDAALALPGASAIDMGTRTMTGFVEVSGDVLEDHDALEDWIARARAFVDTLPPK
- a CDS encoding GFA family protein, which gives rise to MSRSEMPDIDLTTRCDCGAITLTASGQIISMLQCACENCQRVSGSGHSSVALIPADMILVTGATKTYSRPADSGATFTRHFCPECGTTMHAKSSRAPGISLLPVGIFTDQTDWFVPSQLIFARSHRAWDLIEEHLPRHERYRDSTP
- a CDS encoding GNAT family protein, which codes for MALYPDYPLRTERLTLRPFTRGDVDAVFAYRRREDVARYLFDSALSREECALAVQQRIGQIALEAENDKIILAVELNDNSAVIGEVSLIWRSRDARQGEIGWIFDPNYQGNGYATEASNAILDLAFGPGDIHRIAARCDVRNQSSWRLMERLGMRREAHFREHAIFKSQWDEEFIYALLWQEWRLLRGGAHAEVEVFAKPQ
- a CDS encoding GNAT family protein; this encodes MSSLSLPIETDRLILRPFERADLDALSAYHALPSVQRYVYSRTRDTSEVANALNILRNQVSLQRPGDTLSLAMVRKGDHRLIGHVSLHWSDATAGQGEVRFCINPAYAGQGFSREAISAMYDLAFDHFRIHRMFARCDGRNHHSIKLLQQMGMRLEAHYREHALFQGEWDEELHFAILDREWQRSSKVKDLPVRHRVA
- a CDS encoding RNA methyltransferase, coding for MAGTDTSQKLELLPTPAVILCEPQLGENIGTAARAMANFGLWDLRLVRPRDGWPNEKAVAAASRADHVINQVRVFETLEDAISDLTLVYATTARSRDMQKDVIGPDEAGRRMAAHIGAGQKAGLLFGREKWGLLNEEVALSDMIVTLPVEPAFASLNIAQAVLILAYEWRLQSGRGALPFGDGTSDVAPRSELVGMFEHLEGVLDQSGFFTNPDKKPSMVNNLRTALTRGNFSSQEIRTLRGVISSIDRRHQRPNPNRVKKDTPEE
- a CDS encoding MFS transporter, which translates into the protein MHDTPADTSRLAFTYKGFRFFWLTTLLVSFAVQIMSVSIAYQIYEVTREPLLVGLVGLCLFLPALLLILVTGLVADRFNRRRIMAICLSVELLCAFSFFLFTEVEAHEVWPLFCILVVLGTARAFWNPAAQSLAPNLVPPEALSNAITVNASAWQFASIAGPAIGGVLYAVAPPVAFGVACALLICGVGAVLLIPKPMQRESAQATSMETLLGGFRYIFSNKVVLGAISLDMFAVLMGGAVAMLPIYATDILHGGSIANGLLRASPGIGAIAMALFLTRFPIRNFAGRILFVFVALFGAFTVVFGFSTSLWISIPALALVGASDMVSVTIRETIMQLWTPEEVRGRVNAVNSVFIGASNELGEFRAGTVAHFIGPVAAVVIGGFGAMAVAGIWSQIFPGLREQKSLDHKMVVDGAAEPLADKA
- a CDS encoding inositol monophosphatase, whose amino-acid sequence is MPAFDALELANILRDAARAEALPRFRRLNASMVSIKSEAIDLVTEADVATENAIKAAIATWMPDALFVGEESVAADPALLARLATADLAVVVDPIDGTANYAAGLPLFATMAAVVSGGETVAGIIYDPMGDDWIMAEKGSGAWLRRPNGEAVRLQVAKPLPLGEMVGMASVAYMPAAVRPQVLANTAKLRMLSNFRCAGHEYRTFVSGHAQFLSYNKLMPWDHLAGVLIAQEAGGYAARLDGQPYLPHHVDGGVLLATSRDAWEELRREVFTF
- a CDS encoding inositol monophosphatase → MRHAAEKEIVPRFRNLGAGDINEKSSSIDLVTQADLGAEREITAALRDRYPTALIVGEEAYAADPSVMHGLAEAELAFVIDPVDGTFNFAAGNPLFGSILAVVANGVTVAGIIHDPLHDDTLVAELGSGAFLHRAGQQTSPIKVADPVPLSEMISVMSWSYLPQPARNEVAANMAGIRMSMAYGCSAYEYWMVATGRAHFLAANGMMPWDHLAGALIHQEAGGYNAHLDGTPYRPGQITGGLLCAPDRDSWTQIRQNIITPLPTH
- the ttcA gene encoding tRNA 2-thiocytidine(32) synthetase TtcA, producing the protein MSEVMDAPAQDDAETGGHPIYAHAPRSGEFNKLRKRLIRNTREALEKFAMVRPGEKWLVALSGGKDSYSMLGLLLDLKWRGMLPVELLVCNLDQGQPNFPKHILPQFLTGLGIEHRIEYKDTYSIVTEKLPAGATYCSLCSRLRRGNLYRIAREEGCTALVLGHHRDDSLETFFMNMFHGGRLAAMPPRLLNDEGDLEVLRPLIYCAEDDLQRFSDAMAFPIIPCDLCGSQDGLERNAMKAMLNDIEKRMPGRKDVMIRALGNINPSHMLDPKLFDFANLFDKRTAP